The Spirochaetota bacterium region AACAACGGCTATTATGTTGTGGAAAAGGGCCTTAAAAAAGGTGATGTAATTGTATCCTCGGCAATGTTTCTTATTGATTCTGAATCCCAGTTAAAGGCTGTATTCAATAAGGTTAAGGATGGTCATACACATTGAGGCACGTCAACGGTAACTATCGCATATGATAAACAAAATTATTACATTTTCTATCCACAACAAATTACTGGTGTTGATTTTCTTTTTATTATTAATAGTATATGCAATATACGCAATCAATAACATCCCACTTGATGCTATTCCAGATTTGTCAGATACCCAGGTGATAATTTATACAAAGTGGGATCAGAGCCCACAGATAGTTGAAGCTCAAGTAACGTATCCAATAATTTCAGCGCTGTTAGGTGCACCAAAGGTTAAGACAATTCGTGGCTTCAGCGATTATGGATTTTCATATATATATGTCATTTTTGAAGATGGCACTGATATATATTGGGCACGCAGCAGGGTTGTGGAATACCTTTCCAAATTACAGGGGACATTGCCCAAGGATATAAAAATGGAAATTGGACCTGATGCTACGGGTGTTGGATGGATATTTCAGTATGTGTTAATTGACAAAAGTGGTGCCTATGACCTTTCACAACTAAGAACTCTTCAAGATTGGTATATTAAATATTCATTACAGTCGGTTAATGGCGTTGCCGAAGTTGCCACCATTGGTGGGTTTGAAAAACAATTTCAGATTTCCATTGATCCAAATAAATTGTACCTCTACAATGTTACTTTATTTGATGTGATTGAAGCAATAAGAAGAAGCACCAATGAAATCAGTGGCAGGTTTTTGGAATTATCGGGCAAAGAATATATGGTGCGTGCCGAAGGGTATATTCAAAACATTAGTGCTCTGAAAAAGGTTGTAGTTAAAACTACTGGTTCCACACCTGTATTTCTTGAAAATGTAGCTGATGTTTCAATTGGACCAATGTTGCGGAGAGGAATTGCTGATTATAATGGGCAGGGTGAGGTAGTTGGTGGCATTATTGTCATGCGGCATAAAGAAAATGCTTTGAATGTCATCAATGCAGTCAAAGAAAAGTTAAAAGAAGTAGAACACGGTCTTCCAGAAGGGGTGGCGATAGTTCCTGTATATGACAGGTCTGGCTTAATTAAGCAATCCATTGCAACATTAACCGACGCATTGATTAAAGAAGTAATCGTTGTCAGCTTAGTGATACTCATTTTTCTATGGCATATTCCCTCAGCTTTTGTGCCAATCATCACCATTCCTATTTCGGTTGTACTTGCATTTATCCCCATGTACTTTATGAAAATAACCTCCAATATAATGAGTTTAACAGGAATTGCGATTTCAATTGGTGTTCTGGTTGATGGTGCAATTATAGAGGTAGAAAATGCATATAAAAAAATTGAGCACTGGATTGCCAACGGTAAACAGGGCAATTACCATGATGTTCGAAAAGAAGCTCTGCTAGAAGTTGGACCTTCAGTGTTTTTTTCTTTATTAGTAATTACAGTGGCATTTTTACCCATTTTTACATTAGTAGATCAGGAAGGTCGTCTTTTTACACCGTTAGCATGGACAAAAACGTTGACAATGGCACTTGCAGCGATACTGGCAATAACATTAGACCCGGTAATCAGGATGCTTTTTACACGTTTGGAACCATTCAAACTTAAATCTACAATTTTGTCGTACATTTTTACTACATTATTTGTTGGCACATATTACTCTGAAGAAAAACATCCAATAAGCAAGTTCCTTTTCAAATTCTATACTCCCGCCTGCAGGTTTGTACTGCAATACCCAAAACAGGTAATTGTAGGCTCGGTGCTTCTGTTTATATTGTCGGTCCCGGTATTTGTTTTATTAGGTTCTGAATTTATGCCGCCTCTAAATGAAGGTACTATTCTTTATATGCCAACTACGTTACCTGGGATATCACTTACTCAGGCAAAAAAACTGTTAACATATCAGGATAAAATACTCCTATCATTTCCTGAGGTTGATGCAGTTTTTGGAAAAGCGGGAAGGGCTGAAACCTCTACAGATCCTGCACCCCTCTCAATGATAGAAACAACTATTGTATTAAAACCAAAGGAGCAATGGAGGCAAGTAAATAGATGGTATTCAAGTTGGGCTCCAGAATGGTTAAAGAATCTTTTACGGATACTTTGGGATGATAGGATCAGTTATGAACAATTGATTAAGGAAATGGATGCTGCCTTGAAAATTCCCGGAGTGACCAATGCCTGGACAATGCCAATAAAGGGGCGTATTGATATGTTGACAACTGGTATAAGAACGCCTATTGGAATAAAAATACTTGGTTCTGATGTTAATACTATAGAACAAATTGGCAAAAAGATTGAAGAGATTTTGCAAAAACTTGAAGGAACACGAAGTGTGTATGCTGAACGAGCTTCGGGAGGATATTATGTTACCATTGAACCTGATAGAGAAAAAATGGCGCGATATGGCTTAAAGCTTGAAGATGTGCAAATGATAGTGGCAACAGCCATAGGTGGACAAACAATAACTGAAACGATAGTTAATTCACGTGAACGGTATACAATTAATATACGATATCACAGAGATTTCAGGGATAATATTGATGTATTGAAGAGAGTAGTAATACCAACACCTAATGGATATAATGTACTGTTGCAGGAAGTTGCTGACATAAAACTGTCATATGGCCCTTCTATGATAAGAAATGAAAATGGCATGATAGCAGGGTATGTATTTGTTGATATTAATGATACAGATGTAGGAAAATATGTTGAAAGAGCAAAACAAATAGTCTATTCATCAATCAGCATTCCTGCAGGTTATACGATAACATTTAGTGGACAATATGAAAACATGTTACGAGTAAAGCAACGATTATTAATTATATTACCTGTTACATTGATATTAATACTATTAATTTTATATATTAATACAAAAAGTATTTTTAAGACTTTTGTGATATTGTTGGCTGTTCCTTTTTCATTGATTGGTGCTGTGTGGTTATTGTATATTCTTGATTATAATGTATCGATTGCTACATGGGTTGGTATGATTGCACTGATGGGTCTGGATGCAGAAACAGGTGTTTTCATGTTGTTATTTTTAGATCTATCGTATGAAGAAGCCAAAAAAAATAACAGATTACAAACCATTAATGATTTAAAGAATGCGATTCTACATGGTGCAGTTCAGAGAATACGCCCCAAAATGATGACAGTAATTACCACTATGGTTGGGCTTTTTCCAATTATGTGGTCAACGGGTACTGGTGCTGATATGATGAAACGGATAGCAGCTCCTATGGTTGGAGGATTAACTACATCTTTTATTATGGAATTGCTGGTATACCCTGCTATATATTATCTATGGAAATTACATCAATTGAAATTAAAAAATTAAATTGAGAGAAGTGCATATATAACAAGGTTAATGATAAGTGCAGTAGTTTATCATTATAAATAATGATTTTATTTTGAATTGAATGTGTCATTTGAACATCGTTGTAGATATAATGCATAAATAACTTTTAACTACAAAAAATAAAGAAGTATTACAGTTAAGGTTTTATGCACTATATTTTCTAAGAAGGATAAAATATTGACAAATCAATCCGTTTCAAATATTTTTACTGTATACTTCACTTGAAGTAATAATATTGCTCAATACTATAAGGCTTTTATGTAATGGTTGAAATGCGGAAGTTTGTAAGTATTACAATTCTATTTCTATTTTTTATTAGCATAGTGACAGGATTTGTATTAGGAAAATTGCTTTTAGCAAAAACTATATCTGGAAGCACTGCTATATCCTTCTTTATAGCACGTCCTTTATATTCATATTCTGTAATTAATAACAGATTATATAGTAACAATCCCATAGAGAGATTAACTGGATACTGTACCTTATATGATTTAAATATAGTAGATAATACTTTTTTGTATGAGAGATATAAGCAGGAAGATACTGTACCAAATAAGCGAATGGTTTTGAATATTTTATCATTAAAACCGCAGAAGCAACTTTACCACTTTTTGGATGAAGTATATGAGCTATCGGATAAAGATTTGAAGATGCAAATAGTAAAAATTGTGAAAAAACATTTCCATGATAAATTAGATGAATTTGCACAAAAGCATAATGTGGATGTGCAATGGATCCATAGTGATTAGGAAAACTTCTTGACTGTTATGCTGATTCCATGACGATGATTACAATTGGTAATATACATGTGAGGGGCATTTGAAGGTTGGTTTATTTGGTGGTACATTTAATCCCATTCATACCGGGCATTTGATAAATGCTCAGTTCATAAGGGAAGAATTTAACTTAGATTTTATTATCTTTATTCCAGCAAAATATCCGGTGCATAAAGAGTTGGAAGATAATGTAAATGCAGAACATCGTTATAAAATGATAAAATTGGCAATTGAAGATGTAGATTATTTTAAAGTGTCTCGTATTGAGATTGATAGGGAAAAGCCTTCGTATACGATATATACTGTTGAAGAAATTTTACAAAAGCATCCCGATTGGAAATTATTTTTTATCATTGGGTATGATGCATTTAATGAAATTAATACTTGGAAAGATTGGAAGCGATTGTTAATGACTATTGATTTTATTATAATGAAACGACCTGGTGATATTTTACATAAGCGTTTTCACAAGTATATGTCGCGGATACATTGTGCAAATAATCCTGTTATTGATATAAGTTCCTCGTTAATACGAGAGAGAGTGAAGAACGGCAAATCTATACGATATTTATTACCTGTTAAAGTTGAAAAATATATTTATAAGAATGGGTTATATAGAAGTGAAAGATAAAATACGATTAATTGTCTCTATAACATTGCTTTGTATTGTAGTGCTTGGTATATTTTATGTTTACCGTAGGTTGACACGTAATGCAATAGACACATTAGCTTCAAACAAAGAATTAATTAATATACTGGTTGCGGCAAGTAACGAATATAATGAACGTAGGCACTCATTCTATGCAATTTTACACTTCAATCCTGAGAAGAAAAGTATAGGTGTTACGTTTATTCCGCCAAATTATCTGGTGACTCTTAATAAAAGGACTGGCAAAGCAAGAAGGCTTGCAACACTTTCATTTTCAGATCATAATGATATTGTAGACTCACTTGAATATGACCTTCATATAACGATCCCTTTTTACATTGAATTATATGCTTCCGATGTGGTAAAAATTATTGATTTAATTGAAGGAGTGAATTTGTATGTATTAGATCAGGTTAAAGCAGATTTGGGGTTTACAACAGGGATCAATTACTGCGATGGACATAAAGCACTGTGGTATATTAATAAAGTTGAGCAAAATTCAATTTATTTAAAATATGATAGAATAATGGATGTTGTGCTTACATTATTTACAAATAAAGATTTATATAAAAAATATGCAAATAAAAAGTATATTGGGGAAATGGTGAGTTCCATCAATACAAATTTATTAATACAGGAAATGATATCACTGGTTGATCTTGTCTATGATGCAAAAACTGTGTATACAACTGTTATGCCAGGTAAAATGGATAAAGAAAATAATTATACAGTGGATGATATTACAAGAAAATTGTATGAACAAAAGTTTTTACGTCCACTAGTCCTTGATATAAAAGATTCCGAATCAATTAAAGTACGAATATTAAATGGGTCTGATATACCAGGGCTTGCCCGAAAAATGCGAAATGTATTGACTCGAGAAGGGCTCACTGTTGTTGAATTTGGCACATCACCATATGAAATAACTGATACAACAGTTATTATTAATCAAAAAGGCAATTTAAATGCTGCGCTTAAAGTTTCATCAATATTGGGAATTGATGTATTGTATCATGTTGTTGATTCATCACAATTAGCTGATGTCTTAGTAATTGTAGGGAAGGATTATTCACAGTGACAAATAGAAACAAACGAACTAAAACAAAATTAAGCATTGAGCCTGAAATTTTAACCTTAATGAAAGGGTGTAAAAAAATACTGGATGATAAAAAGGCCAGCGATATTATTTTCCTGGATTTAAGAGAGGTTAATTCATATCTTGATTATTTTGTAATTTGTACCGGTAATTCAATATTGCATTGTAAAGCGTTGGCTCGAGAAGTTCACAACTATTTTGTTGATATGGGCAGAAAAGAACGTTCGCGGACTACCACTAATTCACCATGGATAGTTCTGGATTATAACGATATAATAATTCACATTTTTACCAAAGAAACTCGTGAGTTTTACCAATTAGAACGTTTGTGGGCTGATGCACGTCAGATTGATATAGATTAAAATATAGTATGCGTGAAGTTGATATTATAGAAAGAGTAATACGCAATATTGCTCATGAAGTCCGCAATCCTTTGACTACTATAAAAGGGTATGCACAGTTACTATCGCACAAAAGCGATCCTTCCTTGATTAATAAATCACAGCGTATGATCATTGAACAAACCGAGCGTATAGATTCAATTTTCACTGAGCTCTATGATGCATTTACTGTACCGGACGATGAGATATCAAAGTGTTCTTTCCCTGAACTTTTTCAGGTAGTGGTTGAAGAATCACCGTATAATAAATATATTGTAATTGATAGCACAGACCAGTTCACAATATCATTATATAGGCATAGATTTCAGAGTTGCATAACAACTCTTATAAATGGTTTTAACTGGAAATATTTTGATAGTATGACTGTACATCTTAGTGCAAAAAAAGAAATGAATTGTTATGTTAACATTCGTTTTTGGGGTGTTGTATTTGAAAGTATCCCTGAAGAAATGTTCTTCTATCCATTCCAGTGTAAGCAGTTTTTTGCAAGGGGGACAGAGCTGTATAAGGTGTATTGTATTGCCCAGCGATGCGGATGGAAATTCACATTTTCAAAAGATAGTAGTGAATTTACTTTTATTATTCCTATACAATAAAAAGTTTTTTTAACATTGAAAGTATGAGCACATTACTTGAAAAATATTACAGGGTGCTAATTGCTGATGATGAAAAAGGAATTCGTGACCTTTTGAAGGATTTACTTGAAGGTTCTTTTTATGTTAATACAATTGATCGTGGTGATACAATAATTGAAGAATTAACAAAAAATAAATATGATATATTAATCCTCGATTTGCAGATGCCAGGAAAAAATGGCATTGAAGTGTTGCAGGCAATACGTGATTTAAAGATAGATGTTGTGGTAGTAGTAATTACGGCTTCTAATGATGTACAGCTAGCAATAACATCAATGAAATTAGGTGCTTATGATTATCTGGTAAAGCCGTTTGATACAGATAAGCTTTTAGTAATCTTAAAGAATATAGTTGAAAAATTAGATCTTGAAAATGAAGTCAATGAGCTTCGCGAAAAAGTAGGTGAAAGTTTCAGGTTCAAAAATATCATTGGCAAATCACCAAAAATGCAGCGTATCTTTGCAACGTTGGAAAGAGTTATTGATACCGACAGTACTATATTAATTATAGGCGAAAGTGGTACCGGCAAGGAAATCATTGCAAAGGCTATTCATTATAATAGTAATCGCAAACAGTATCCATTTAAATCCATAGATTGTAGCACAATTCCTCAGGACCTTATAGGTAGCGAACTGTTTGGCCATGAGAAAGGAGCATTTACAGGAGCTATCGCCAGAAAAATTGGTAAGTTTGAAGTTGCAAGTAAAGGGACTCTTTTTCTGGATGAGATTAGCAACCTTTCCTTTGATATGCAGGCTAAGCTATTGCGGGTATTGCAGGAAAAGGAATTTGAACGCATTGGTGGTAATGAAATCATAAAAGTTGATACACGGATTGTCGCAGCAAGTAATAGGGATATTCGTGAAATGGTTAAACAGGGAACATTCAGGGAAGATTTATATTACCGTCTCAATGTTGTACCAATTTATTTGCCGCCGTTGAAAGAAAGAAGGGAAGATATTCCACTTTTTATTGATTATTTCTTGCAGAAATTTACAACAGAATATGGCCGGAATATTTCATTGGATTTGCAGTCACGATTATACCTTACAGATTATCACTGGCCTGGGAATGTGCGACAACTGGAAAATGTTATCAAACGCCTGGTGTTGCTATCAACTGAAAGTGTAGTTAAACTTGATATTGTCAAAAGTGTTCTTGAATTTGAAGAATATAATAAGCCAAAGATGCCTACAAATAAAATTGCTGTTGAGAATACAACCACAACAATTGATGATGGAGGTATAAAAAAAATTAAAACTGAAGAAAGTATAGATGCAGGTAACAATCACATTAAGACACTTGATGAAGTTGAAAAGGAATACATTGAAAAAATGCTGAAACATTTTGATTATAACATTTCAGTAACAGCAAAGGCAATCAATGTGTCGCGCAAAACAATGCATAATAAATTGAAAAAATACAATATAGCGATAAAAAAGACTGTAACAGAGAATTAAATACAGAAGAGTAAGTGATAGTAATAGAATAAGAGATTTCAATGAGTTGTAAATATTATTATAAGTATTTTGTTTTAATAGCTTTAATTGCGGGTGTTCTTGTCTTTGCTTCATCGTTGATTGGTTTCAATGAAAAAGAATCTAGCTTTACCCGCTATCTTTTACATGCTCCTTTTTCTGGCAGAGCAGGGCACACGTGCACTGCTTTCAAAGGCAAATTGTGGCTCATTGGTGGATGGGATGGTAATAACCCTTATAATGATGTGTGGTATTCAAAAGAAGGATTACACTGGTACAATGCAGGGCCGATGCCATTTAAACCAAGAGCAGGACATACTGCATTTGTATATAACCAAAAATTGTATGTGGTTGGTGGACTATCATTTGATGAAAAGCGAAATATAATAGATTTGAATGATGTTTGGGCAACTGAGGATGGGATTAATTGGCAATGTATAAAGGAAACAGCAGAATTTATGCCTAGGGGTGGACATGCATGTACAGTATTTAAAAATACCATAATGCTGGTTGGAGGCATTGCATGCGGTGCCGAAGCGTATAGATCCAGTGATGGAATAACTTGGGAGAAAGTAGCAAACAATCTCCCATTTGGCTCACGTGGTGGACATATATTAACTTCATTTAACAACAAGTTGTGGGTTATTGGTGGCATCCGGGTGGATGGGAACAACAATTTTACCAGTTTTAGTGACGTATGGAATTCTTCAGATGGTGTGCACTGGAAAAAGGTGGCAAGCAATATGCCGTTTTTTGCAGGTGGTGGGCACGGAGCTGTAGTCTATAAAAAATCATTATGGGTTATTGGGGGGTTTAGAAAAGGTGGCACTGTTTATCGCTCGGACAATGGAAAAGACTGGGAACTTTTCAATAGCTTTACCCCAATGGGCGAGCGGGTTAGTCATAGCTGTACGGTATTTAAAGATAAAATTATTATTATAGGTGGTTTTGATGGTACAGGATTTAAAAACGATGTATGGGCATTTAAAACACTGGAGTGATACAACTGATTTTTATTTAAATTCATATAATACCAGGTGGGTTTTTATAAAAAAAATTATTAAGGTGGCGATAGCTCTTCATATTGTCGTTGTGCTTGGGATTGGTTCTTTGATATATTATTATGCTGATCATAATCCTGCCATTACGCCATTGATGGTATATAGAAAATATATTGATAGGTATGACGTGAAACCTGTTACAGTAATTCCTTTTAAGCATATACCAGATGACATTAAGAAGATGGTTGTTTCAATAGAAGATTACAAATTTTATACGCACAATGGTGTTGATTTAGAAGCAGTTAAGCGGGCGATAGTTATTAATCACAAGGTTGGTTATAGGATGTATGGTGCAAGTACTATTACACAGCAACTTGCACGCACACTTTTTCTGCTTCCATATAAATCAATAATAAGAAAATATATTGAGCTTATCATTGCATTGGAAATGGAAATGATCCTTGATAAGGATAGAATACTGGAGTTATATTGCAATTATTGTGAGATGGGCAAAGGTGTTTTTGGTTTTAAAAATGCATCGTATTATTATTTTGGGAAAGATATTTATCACTTAAATACTGATGAAAAATCACGAATGCTTGCAATCTTAGCCAATCCAATTCTGTTTTCACCTTATAATTTTAAAAATTCAAAACTCATTACTAACCGTTATTACATTCTAAAATTCAGGTATTATACATATAATAAATATAAAGCCATGGTACAGTACGCATACCATAATTAAAATTATCTGTAGGATATAGTGTAATGACTAAAAAACAAGAGGGAAAAGCGGTTGTTGATACTCGTGGCTATAGTTGCCCAATTTCTGTTGCTATGATAGCCAAAACAATGAATTCTGTAGCTGATGGATCATCGGTTGAAATTATTTCAGATGATGTATTAATGAAAAAGGAATTGGAACAATGGTGTTTTGAAACTGGTAATATAATGAATTCTGTAATAATTAACAATGAAACTATTCGCATTGAAGTCATTAAGGGCAAAGGGTATAAACCTCAATCATTATATGATTTTATTACTTTTTTTCTTTTAGGTGTGCAATTACATATACGTAAATTGTTTGTATCATTGTTTAAAAAAGATACTACAAGATGTTTGATAACATTTGTGTCTGTTGCTGAAGGGATGCGTGCACATTATTGGCTTCAGAGTACCCATCCTGATTGGGACTATGTTTTATTGCCTGTTCCAAATGATATAACAAGCCATTGTGGCGTAGTTATGGGATTGCCAACGCTAACACAGGCAAAAGAATTATTTGAGTTACTGCGCAATAATAATTTCAAAGTTGAAGATATATATATTAAGCATAAATATACTTACCATTCTGTCCATTAATATCCATGCATAATATTCAAAATAAGAACTTTACTGAAGACACTTACCTTGAAAGAGGTTTGGGATTACCCGCAGCAATTTCTATTGTAATAAGCCGTATAATTGGTTCAGGAATTTTTAGGACTCCAGGCCCTATCATGGCGCTTGTTGGATCTACATTTCTATTTGGCAGCGTGTGGATTATAGGAGCAGTTATCACAATTTTTGCTGCAGTATGCTATGCAGAGCTAGTGGCAATGATGCCTCGATCAGGAGGCCCCTATATATATCTAAAAGAAGCGTATGGACCATTGATTGCTTTTTTACGTGGGTGGGCCATGTTCTTTGTTTCTGAAACAGGAGCTATCGCCGCAGTTGCATTAGTTTTTGCTGAATATTCGCAGGCATCAATTAGTATAGCGTTAGGTATTAATCTTACTCATACAGTTGTGGTCATTATCGCATTACTGGTGATTGCTTTTCATACTTTCATCAATTGTTTTGGTGTTAAACTCAGTGGGGTTGTACAGATTATTTTAACTTCAACCAAAATAATAGCGCTGGGATTTATTATAATAGCTAGTTTTACAAAAAATGGTAATTTTAGTAATTTTTATACTCCTCTTTTTCCTGAACAATTTACTGTTACGCATATTCTAGGAATTGGTGCAGCACTACGGTATGCCTTCTTTGCATTCAGTGGGTGGGAGGGTGCAACGTATGTGGCTGAAGAAGTAAAAAATCCCAGAAAAAATCTGCCATTATCTCTGTTAATTGGAATACTGTGTGTCCTTATTCTTTATATGAGTGCCAATGCTGCTTATCTTTATCAGGTTCCGGTGAAGGAATTTGCTCTTTCAAAATGGATAGCAGTTGATGCTCTTAAGCAAGCTTTAGGAACTGCAGGTGCCTTGCTTGTGGCATATGCAGTAATGATAAATACCTTTGGTAATGTGGGTACTCAGGTTATGGTTAAAGCGCGGACTTGGCATGCAATGGCACAGGATAATTTATTTTTTTCGTGGTGTTCGATAGTTCATAAAAAATATAAAACTCCTAATAATGCAATGATCATACAAGGACTATGGGCGTGTGTATTGGTTCTATTTGCTTCCATGTATAAAAATTCCTATGAGGCAGTAATTGATTATTTTTCTGCAACTGGAACTATTTTCAATATTTTAACATTAGCCAGTGTTATTATCCTGCGTAAAAAATATCCTGACGCTACAAGGCCTTTTAAAACATGGGGTTATCCATTTACTGTACTTATTGTGGTAGTTTTTTATATTATATATTTAATTGTCACACTTATTACCGCATTTATTCCTTCTTTATTGGGTATACTATTGACATCAACTGGATTACTCTATTATTGGTTAAAGATTAAATGAATAGCTTATACAGCAATATTGTTTAATATACCATAACTAGTGAATATATTAGCAATATACTATTTTTAACAGATTTTCTAATCAGGAGATGTATTGTGCGTAAAGTTTTCTTTCTTATTGTTTTACTATCGCTATTACATTTAACATTACTGTATGCAAATACAGAACATAAAGACAGTGTGGGTGGTGAGCCATTACAGGATATAGTTGTAATCAGTCAAAATGACTGGCTTATAATACCACATCTTTACTATAAACCTGAAACACAATTTGCTTATGGAGTGGTGTTTTTGACATATTTTCAGGATATAATAATGAGTATTCCACCAATAAAATTACGGCCAACAACATTAGCGGTAACATTTACCCATACACAAAATGACCAGTTTATATTTCAGGTTTTTCCTGAGTTCTATTTTTTAAGAGATAGATATCATATAAAAAATGAGTTCCAGTATATGAATTATCCTGATAAATTTTATGGGATAGGTCAGGAAACCACGGATGACAATAAAGAGTCGTATACCTCAAGGATATTTTCATTTAAGAATATTATTGAGCGCGCACTTATTCCCGGATTTTATATCGGATTACTGTATCATATTGATGTCCGTAAAACAACTCAAGCTGAGGAAGGGGGGGTAATTGATACAAATCAGGTACCAGGATCAGATAAAGGTCGTGTATCTGGGCTTGGGATCACAGTTAATTTTGACAATAGGGATGATATATTGTTCACTCGTGATGGAAGCTATGCCAATCTCACAATTACTCAATATTCTAAATATATTAAAAGCGACTTTGATTACATTGATGTGACCTTTGACTATCGATTCTTTGAGCCTTTTTGGTTTTCACATGTTCTTGCTGTGCAATTCTTTTCAGGTTATATTCATGG contains the following coding sequences:
- a CDS encoding sigma-54 dependent transcriptional regulator, with protein sequence MSTLLEKYYRVLIADDEKGIRDLLKDLLEGSFYVNTIDRGDTIIEELTKNKYDILILDLQMPGKNGIEVLQAIRDLKIDVVVVVITASNDVQLAITSMKLGAYDYLVKPFDTDKLLVILKNIVEKLDLENEVNELREKVGESFRFKNIIGKSPKMQRIFATLERVIDTDSTILIIGESGTGKEIIAKAIHYNSNRKQYPFKSIDCSTIPQDLIGSELFGHEKGAFTGAIARKIGKFEVASKGTLFLDEISNLSFDMQAKLLRVLQEKEFERIGGNEIIKVDTRIVAASNRDIREMVKQGTFREDLYYRLNVVPIYLPPLKERREDIPLFIDYFLQKFTTEYGRNISLDLQSRLYLTDYHWPGNVRQLENVIKRLVLLSTESVVKLDIVKSVLEFEEYNKPKMPTNKIAVENTTTTIDDGGIKKIKTEESIDAGNNHIKTLDEVEKEYIEKMLKHFDYNISVTAKAINVSRKTMHNKLKKYNIAIKKTVTEN
- a CDS encoding CusA/CzcA family heavy metal efflux RND transporter; its protein translation is MINKIITFSIHNKLLVLIFFLLLIVYAIYAINNIPLDAIPDLSDTQVIIYTKWDQSPQIVEAQVTYPIISALLGAPKVKTIRGFSDYGFSYIYVIFEDGTDIYWARSRVVEYLSKLQGTLPKDIKMEIGPDATGVGWIFQYVLIDKSGAYDLSQLRTLQDWYIKYSLQSVNGVAEVATIGGFEKQFQISIDPNKLYLYNVTLFDVIEAIRRSTNEISGRFLELSGKEYMVRAEGYIQNISALKKVVVKTTGSTPVFLENVADVSIGPMLRRGIADYNGQGEVVGGIIVMRHKENALNVINAVKEKLKEVEHGLPEGVAIVPVYDRSGLIKQSIATLTDALIKEVIVVSLVILIFLWHIPSAFVPIITIPISVVLAFIPMYFMKITSNIMSLTGIAISIGVLVDGAIIEVENAYKKIEHWIANGKQGNYHDVRKEALLEVGPSVFFSLLVITVAFLPIFTLVDQEGRLFTPLAWTKTLTMALAAILAITLDPVIRMLFTRLEPFKLKSTILSYIFTTLFVGTYYSEEKHPISKFLFKFYTPACRFVLQYPKQVIVGSVLLFILSVPVFVLLGSEFMPPLNEGTILYMPTTLPGISLTQAKKLLTYQDKILLSFPEVDAVFGKAGRAETSTDPAPLSMIETTIVLKPKEQWRQVNRWYSSWAPEWLKNLLRILWDDRISYEQLIKEMDAALKIPGVTNAWTMPIKGRIDMLTTGIRTPIGIKILGSDVNTIEQIGKKIEEILQKLEGTRSVYAERASGGYYVTIEPDREKMARYGLKLEDVQMIVATAIGGQTITETIVNSRERYTINIRYHRDFRDNIDVLKRVVIPTPNGYNVLLQEVADIKLSYGPSMIRNENGMIAGYVFVDINDTDVGKYVERAKQIVYSSISIPAGYTITFSGQYENMLRVKQRLLIILPVTLILILLILYINTKSIFKTFVILLAVPFSLIGAVWLLYILDYNVSIATWVGMIALMGLDAETGVFMLLFLDLSYEEAKKNNRLQTINDLKNAILHGAVQRIRPKMMTVITTMVGLFPIMWSTGTGADMMKRIAAPMVGGLTTSFIMELLVYPAIYYLWKLHQLKLKN
- a CDS encoding LCP family protein; translation: MKDKIRLIVSITLLCIVVLGIFYVYRRLTRNAIDTLASNKELINILVAASNEYNERRHSFYAILHFNPEKKSIGVTFIPPNYLVTLNKRTGKARRLATLSFSDHNDIVDSLEYDLHITIPFYIELYASDVVKIIDLIEGVNLYVLDQVKADLGFTTGINYCDGHKALWYINKVEQNSIYLKYDRIMDVVLTLFTNKDLYKKYANKKYIGEMVSSINTNLLIQEMISLVDLVYDAKTVYTTVMPGKMDKENNYTVDDITRKLYEQKFLRPLVLDIKDSESIKVRILNGSDIPGLARKMRNVLTREGLTVVEFGTSPYEITDTTVIINQKGNLNAALKVSSILGIDVLYHVVDSSQLADVLVIVGKDYSQ
- a CDS encoding transglycosylase domain-containing protein — translated: MVQDLKTMYGHLKHWSDTTDFYLNSYNTRWVFIKKIIKVAIALHIVVVLGIGSLIYYYADHNPAITPLMVYRKYIDRYDVKPVTVIPFKHIPDDIKKMVVSIEDYKFYTHNGVDLEAVKRAIVINHKVGYRMYGASTITQQLARTLFLLPYKSIIRKYIELIIALEMEMILDKDRILELYCNYCEMGKGVFGFKNASYYYFGKDIYHLNTDEKSRMLAILANPILFSPYNFKNSKLITNRYYILKFRYYTYNKYKAMVQYAYHN
- the nadD gene encoding nicotinate-nucleotide adenylyltransferase, yielding MKVGLFGGTFNPIHTGHLINAQFIREEFNLDFIIFIPAKYPVHKELEDNVNAEHRYKMIKLAIEDVDYFKVSRIEIDREKPSYTIYTVEEILQKHPDWKLFFIIGYDAFNEINTWKDWKRLLMTIDFIIMKRPGDILHKRFHKYMSRIHCANNPVIDISSSLIRERVKNGKSIRYLLPVKVEKYIYKNGLYRSER
- the rsfS gene encoding ribosome silencing factor, producing MTNRNKRTKTKLSIEPEILTLMKGCKKILDDKKASDIIFLDLREVNSYLDYFVICTGNSILHCKALAREVHNYFVDMGRKERSRTTTNSPWIVLDYNDIIIHIFTKETREFYQLERLWADARQIDID